GTACCGCAGGTTCGAACCGGCGAAACCGCCGATTCCGATCAGGGCGAGCGTCTCGAGTCGAGCGAGGGGGTGATCGCGTGACATGGCTGACTGGACAGGGACCGTCAGCCGGCGTCCCGTACGGGAGACGCGTCCGGCAGTTGGGTCGGGCGGGCCCCATCGCCCGGCTGGCTCGACGTTCGAAGATGGCGCGGTTGAAGTTTGCGAATCGCCGCCGCCCGCCGAAAGGAAAAGACACAAGTTTAGACTGTATCTAAACGGCCCCATGGACGGAGCCGACCGCCGCGGATTCGCCCGGGCCGCGTGGGCCAACGTGTTCGGGAACGTGGCGAAGATCCTCGTCGAGGGCGCCGCCGGCCTCGCGTTCGGCAGCGTCGCTCTGCTGGCCGACGCCGCCCACTCCGTGGCGGACCTCGTCGCGAGCGTCGTCGTCCTCGTCTGGGGCCGGAGTTCGTTCGACGAACCCGACGCGACCCACCCGCACGGACACGACCGGATCGAACCGCTGACCGCGCTGTTCGTCGGCGCCGTGATCGTCCTGCTGGGGCTGAACCTGCTGTACGAGTCCGTCCAGGGGATCGTCGTCGGCGTCGAGATCCGGTTCAGCTACCTCCTGATCGGCGCGCTCGGCTTCGCGATCGTCGACATGTACGTCGTCTACCGCTACACCGTGGCGGTCAACGAGTCGATCGGCTCGACGGGTCTGGCGGCGCTCGCGACCGACTGTCTCAACGACATCTACACCTCCGCCGCGGCGATCGCCGGCGTCTTCGGCGTCCTGCTGGGCGCCCCCACGCTCGACCCCGTCGCCGGCGGCCTCGTCAGCCTGCTGGTCGTCTACCAGGGCGTCGAGATCGGCCGCGAGAACGTCACCTACCTCGTCGGGGCCGCCCCGCCGAACGAGAAGCGCGCCGAGATCACCGAGACGCTCCGCTCGCATCCCGACGTCGAGGGCGTCCACGACCTGACGGTGTTCTACGACGGCACCGCCCTCGAGGTCGAGGTCCACGTCGAGGTCGACGGCGACATGCCGTTCCGGGAGGCCCACGACATCGAGACGACCCTCGTGGGGGCCTTGCGGGACATCGAGGACGTCGGTGACGCCCACGTCCACCTCGACCCCTCGGGGATCGGCGAGTGGAAAGAACGCGCGGGGGGGTGACGACTCAGGGCCAGAGCCCGCGGGCGTCGTGGGCGGCCGCCAGCCGCGAGAGCGCGACGACGTACGCCGCCTCCCGCCAGGAGACGCCGTCGGCGCTCGCGAACTCGCGGGCGACCTCGTTCCACGCGCCGAGCATCTCCGTCTCGAGTTCCTCGCGGACGCGCTCGATGGGCCAGCTACGGCGGTTGATGTCCTGGAGCCACTCGAAGTAGGAGACGGTGACGCCGCCGGCGTTCGCGAGGATGTCGGGGACGACCGGGACGCCGCGCTCTTCGAGAATCTCGTCGGCGCGGGCGGTCGTGGGGCCGTTCGCCCCCTCGACGATCAGGTCGGCCCGGACGGCGCCGGCGTTGTCGGCGGTCAGGACGTTGCCGACCGCCGCGGGGACGAGTACGTCGACGTCGAGGGCGAGCAACTCGGCGTTCGAGACGGGGTCGCCGTCGCCGCGGGAGACGGCCTCGGGTTCCTCCTGGTGGGTCGGGATCGAGGCGACGTCGAGGCCGTCGGGGTCGTAGACGCCGCCGGTGACGTCGCTGACCGCGACCACGTCCGCGCCCCACTCCTCGAGGAGGCGGGCGGCGTTGGCGCCGACGCTGCCGAACCCCTGGACCGCGACGGTCGCACCCTCCAGCGGGCGGTCGTAGTAGTCGAGGGCCTCGCGGACGACGATGGCGACCGACCGGCCGGGGGCCTCCTCGCGGCCGTAGGAGCCGCCGACGGCGGGCGGCTTGCCGGTGACGACGCCGGGGGTCGTCTCGCCTTCCTGCATCGAGTAGGCGTCCATGAACCACGCCATCTCCCGGCCGCCGGTGCCCATGTCCGGCGCCGGGATGTCGTGGTTGGGGCCGACGACGGTCCGCAGTTCCTGGGCGAGCCTGCGGGTGAGCCGCTCGGTCTCGTCGTCGCTCAGCGTCTTGGGGTCGACGACGACGCCGCCTTTGGCCCCGCCGAACGGGATGTCCATCACGGCACACTTCCAGGTCATCCACATCGAGAGGCCCACGCACTCGTCTTCCGTGACGTCGGGGTGGTAGCGCATCCCGCCCTTGTACGGGCCGCGGACGCTGTCGTGCTGGGCGCGGTAGCCGGTGACGATCTCGACGTCGCCGTCGTCGCGCTCGAAGGGGATCGTCACCCGGTGGACCCGCGACGGGTGGCGGAGCCGTTCGAGGATGGCCTCGTCGACGTCGACCAGCGCCGCGGCGCGTTCGAGCTGGCGGCGGGCCGTCGCGAGGATGCCGTCGTCCGCCGCCGACGCGTCGGCGGCCGACACGGCGTGCGGTTCCGACGCCATCACTCGATGGGCATCGCGCGGTTTCGGAACGTCGCGTCGCAGTTGGGGCACGTGCCGGGGTGGCCCTCTGAGACGACGGTCCGGCCGCACTCGAGGCACTCGTAGGTCGATTCGGTCTCGGGGTCGTAGGGAGCGTCGATCATGGGTGTGAGACGGACGGCTAACGGCGGTCCGGTGGGGCAATTTTTGCGGGCTACGGGGTAACGATGGGAGTTGAGTTGTGAACCAACCGCCGAGCCGGATGGTTTACTGTTCAACCCCCCGCCGCGTCGTCGAACAGCGCGGCGAACAGTTTCCGCTGGACCGCCCGCAGGTGGTTCGAGAACGCCGTCGGCGAGATGTCCAGCGAGTCGGCGACCTCGCTGCCGGTCCGCTCGCGCGGCGTCCGGAAGAAGCCGGCGTGGTAGGCCGTCCTGACCACCTCGAGTTGCCGGTCGGTCAGCGCCGCGAGCACGTCGGCCGCGAGGCGCTCGCGGGTCGCCGGCGGGCCGTCGCGCTCGCGTCGGGCGACGAGCGTCGCGTCGGGGCAGGTCGTCCGCACCAGATCGTCGACCGAGCGGGTCTCGACCGACGACGGGACGTCGATGGCCATCGTCGTCCCGCCGGGGTCGGCCGCGAGCGTGCCGACGACCGCGCCGTGTTCGACCAGCCGCGTCGCGAGGAACGGCCGCGAGAGGTGCAGGCGGATCAGCCCGCCGTCCTCGCCCTCGCTCACGACGCGGGCGTCGGCGATCGACGCCGACTCGTTCGCCAGCGCGACCACCCGTTCGGCCGGCGCGCCCGCGACCGTCGCGAACGCGAGCACGCCGTCGGAGACCCGCTGTAGCCCGCCTTCGAGTTCGACCTCGCAGTCGGCCCGCCGGGCGAGGCGGCCGAACACCGTGCTCGTCCCGTCGAGTTCGTAGGCGAGTTCGACGCTCCGGCCGCCGAGCAGGGCGTCGGTGCGCTCGACCGAGCCGATGCCGGCGGCGATCGTCTCGCCGAGTTCCCGGAGGACGGACCGGGTCGTCTCGTCGAATGCGTCCGCGCGCTCGGCGTAGACGGTCAGCGCGCCGTAGCCGAACTCGTCGTACGCCAGCGGGACGCTCGCGACCGACTGGAAGCCGCGGGTGAGCGCCGCCGACCGCCACGGGGCCTTGCGCAACCCCGTGGCGACGTTCTCGACGACGGTCGGTTCGCCGCTCTCGAGGGTCCGCTCGCCCGGGTCCGTCCCCTCGGTCCCCGCCCCGAGGACGTCGAGATAGCCCCGCTCGTCGCCGGCCCACGCCCGCGGCCGGACGGCGCCGTCGCGGACGTCGACGTCGCCGATCCACGCGAACGCGAACCGGTCGGCCTCGGTCAGCCGTTCGCAGACCGCCGCCTCGATCCCCTCGCGCGTGTCGGCGTCGACGACGTCCTGCCCGATGCCGCGGATGATCTCGTTGACCCGGTTGAGGTCGGTCAGCCGGCGGTTCTGCCGTTCGAGTTCGCGGTCCCGCTCGCGGAGGGCGGACTCGCGCTCGACGCGGTCCATGGCGGCCTCGGCGGTGGCCGCGAGCAGGTCCGCCACCTCCCTCGTCACGTCGTCGATCGCGTCGGGGTCGCCGGAGCCGACGACGAAGACCCCGTGGTCGCCAAGCGGGACGACGACCGCGCTGCGAAGGCGGAGGTCGGTCTCGCCCCACCGGCCGAGGTTCTCGAACGTCCGCGCGTCGTTGCCCACGAACGCCGTGGAGATCACGCTCCCGTCGCCCGGCCACCGGGGCCGGGGCCGGCCGCCGTCGGCGACGAGCGACCCCGCGTACGCCGCCGGTTCGAGGACGCTCTCCTCGGCGTCGAAGAGGTAGACCGCCGCCGCGGGGAGGTCGAGGACGGCCGCCGCGTCGTCGACGACGCGGCCCGCGATCTCCGGCTTGCTCTCGGCGTACAGCAGTTCGCGGGTCGTGTCGTGCAGCGACGTGAGCGCGCGCTCGCGCTGCTTGCGCCGTGTCACGTCCCGGCAACTGAACAGCGTCGTCCCGTCCTGAATCGACACCCGGCGGACGTTGACCAGCAGGGCGTGCTCGTCCCCGTCGCGGTCCTCGGCCGTACACTCGACGTTCGTCAGCACGCCCTCGGCGTCGAGTTCGGCCTCGTCGTAGAGGTCCTCGCCGAGCAAGGCGTCGATCGTCCCCATCTCGTGGATCTCCTCGGCCGTGTAGCCGAAGATGAAGTGGACGTTCGGGCAGACGTAGGTGAACTCGCCGTCGTCGTTCGTGAGCAACACCGTGTCGGTCATGTGCGCGAGCGTCACCCGGTGGAGTTCCTCCGAGCGGCGCAGTTCGCGTTCGAGGCGCTCGCGCTCGGTGACGTCCCGGCCGTAGACGAGGACGCCGGCGGGGCGGTCGCCCTCGATCGGCCGGAACGACAGCGAGAGCGTCGTCTCGCCGTCTGCCGTCTCGACCGTCCGGTCGACCCGTTTTCCGTCCCGCGCGCGCTCGACCGCCGCGCGGATCGTCCCGCGGGCCGACTCGCTCCAGCGGTCGAGCGCGTCGAAGCGCGCCGCCGTCGCGTCGCCGTCGCCGTCGGTCGCCTCCGCGACGCGGCCGTCGCGGTCGAGCGTCCACAGGAAGGTGTCCGGATCGTCGACGAGGGCGTCGAACCGGCGGGCCCGCGCCGCGCGCTCGCCGGCGTCGGTCGCCCGCTCGATCCGGTCGACCAGCGCCGCCTCCCGCTCGTCGAACGGGACGTACGCCGTCGCGCCCGCCTCGACGGCGGCCCCGGCGAGGGCCTCGTCGCCCTCGCGCGGGACGAACGCGACGGGGAGGTCGGGGCGTCCCTCGCGGACGGTTTCGAGGAACGAGAGGCCGCGATCCGCCGAGGTCGAGTCGTCACAGACCAGACACCGCGGGCCGTCGCCGTCGAGGGCGTCGACCGCGTCGCCGTCGGCGAGCGCGTCGCGGAGGGCCGGCGCCGACGCCTCGTGGACCGCGACCGCCGCGTCGGCGGCCGAGAGGACCTCGCGGACGGCGGCGGTCCAGTCGGGGGCGCCGACGAGGACGACCCCGCGTTCCGCACCGGTGGTTGCCATCGTCCCCCGTAACTCCCGGGGAACCAAAACGGTTGATCATCCGCGGTACCGCGACGCCAGCATTTATCGGCTCGCGGCACCCTCACCCGGTATGGAAGTCGGAGACGTCCGCGAGGTGACGGTCGGCGACTGTGCCGACCTCCACTACGTCGACACCGGGATGTACGGCACGAGCGAGTACGGCGCGGTCTACCTCCTCGACGACGAGCGCCCGGCCATCGTCGAGTCCGGCATCGGGACGAACTACGAGGCGATCCTCGCGGCGCTGGACGAGGTCGGGATCGACCGCGAGGCCGTCGAAGCGATCGCCGTCACGCACGTCCACCTCGACCACGCAGGCGGCGCGGGCTACCTCGCCGAGGCCTGCCCGAACGCCGACGTCTACGTCCCCGAGGTCGGCGCCGAGCACCTCGTCGACCCCTCGCGACTCGTCGCCGGCACGAAAGCCGCCGTCGGCGACCAGTGGGAGTTCTACGCCGAACCGAAGCCGATCCCCGAGGAGCGGGTCGTCCCGGTCGCCGACGGCGACGCGATCGACCTCGGCGAGCACGAACTCCGCGTCCACGAGGCGCCGGGCCACGCCCCCCACCAGGCCGTCTTCGAGGACCCCGAAAACGACGCGGTGTTCACCGGCGACGCCGCCGGCATCTGGGTCCCCTCCGTCGAGGAGATCCGCGAGACCTCCCCGCCAGCGCAGTTCGACCTCGAACGGTGTCTGGAGGACGTCGAGACGCTCACGGAGATCGATCCGGACGTCCTGCTCTACACCCACTTCGGCCCCCGCGAGGTGGGCGAGGACGCGGCCGACGTCCTCGACGAGTACGCGCGGGTGCTCACCGAGTGGGTCGAGGCGGTCGAGGCCGCGCGCGCGGAACTCGGCGACGACGAGGCCGTGATCGAACACTTCGCGAGCGAGACGGAGATGAGCGACGTCTGGGGCGAGCGCAAGGCCCGCGCCGAGGCCGCGATGAACGTCCGCGGCGTGCTGGGCTACCTCGACTGGCGCGAGGGGTAGCCGTCCGCTCGGCGGCCGAACGCGGGCGTGACGGCCCCGACGCGCCCCGACCGCCGCGGACGACGAGGGCGCGACGTCGAAATAAACTGCCGGCGGGGTGAAAGTCGTTCCCTCACGTTTTATCGCACGGGACGTGCTGGCGACGACCATGGACTGGCGGGACGCCGAACGCGAGTACGACGACGAGGTGATCGGGTTCACGACGCTCGGGCGGATGTTCGAGGACGCCGTCGAGCGTCACCCGAACCGACCGGCCCAGCGGTACAAGGGGGGCGTCTACGATCGTTCGCTCGCCGGGACCGCCGTGGAGGCCGCCGAACCGGGGCGGTTCCGCGCGATCTCCTACGCCGAGATGCGCGACCTCGTCCGGAAGCTCTCGGCCGGCTTCGTCGACCTCGGGGTCGAGCAGGGCGACCGGATCGGCATCTTCGCGGACACGCGCATGGAGTGGGGCCAGTGTGACTTCGCGCTGCTGTCGGCCGGCGCGGTCATCACGACCGTCTACCGGAGTTCCTCGCCCGACCAGGTGCGGTACCTGCTCGACGATCCGGGGGCGTCGGGCGTCGTCGTCGAGAACGAGGACTCGCTCGACCGCGTCCTCGCCGTCGAGGACGACCTCGACCTCGAGTTCATCGTCACGATGGACGACGTCGAGGGGTACGACGACCGCGACGACGTCCTGACGCTGGCGGACGTCTACGCCCGCGGCGAGGAGACGTTCGACCTCGACGCACACATGGAGCGCGTCGACGCGCCGTCGATGGACGACGTGGCGAGTCTGATCTACACGAGCGGGACGACCGGCAAGCCGAAGGGGGTACGGCTGTCACACGGGAACTTCCGGTCGAACGTCAATCAGGTACGCAAGCGGTGTGGCCCCCGACCGGACAAGGCCGACGACGTGCCGACCATCGACGCGGGGACCCAGACGGTGTCGTACCTGCCGCTGGCACACGTCTTCGAGCGACTGGCCGGCCACTTCCTGATGTTCGCCAGCGGGGCCTGCGTCGCCTACGCCGAGACCCCGGACACCCTGCAGGAGGACTTCAGCGCGGTCCAGCCGACGGCGGCGACGAGCGTCCCCCGGGTGTACGAGAAGATCTACGACGCCATCCGCGAGCAGGCCAGCGAGTCCGGACTCAAACAGCGCATCTTCGAGTGGGCGACCGACGTCGGCCGCGAGTATCAGGCGGCCGACTCCCCCGGCGTCGTCCTGCGGACCAAGCGGGCGCTCGCGGACAGACTCGTCTTCTCGCAGGTGCGCGACGCCCTCGGCGGCGAGGTGGAACTGCTCATCAGCGGGGGCGGGAGCCTCTCGCCGGAACTCTGCGCGCTCTACCACGGGATGGGCCTGCCCATCTTCGAGGGCTACGGCCTCACCGAGACGGCCCCCGTACTCACGGTGAACCCGCCGGAGGCGCCGAAGATCGGTACCATCGGCCCCGCGCTCCCGAACGTCAAACTGAAAGTCGACGAGTCGGTCGCCGACCAGGACGCCTTCGACGACCCCGGCGACGTCGGCGAGTTGCTCGTGAAGGGGCCGAACGTCACCGACGGCTACTGGAACAAACCCGGCGCGACCGAACGCGCGTTCACCGACGACGGCTGGTTCCGAACCGGCGACATCGTCCACATCCGCCCCGACGGCTACGTCGAGTTCCGCGAGCGGGCGAAACAGATCCTCGTGCTCTCGACGGGGAAGAACGTCGCGCCCGCCCCCATCGAGGACGCCTTCGCCGCCAGCGAGGTCGTCGAGCAGGCGATGGTCGTCGGCGACGGCGAGAAGTTCGTCTCCGCCCTGCTCGTCCCGAACACCGACAACCTCCGGGAGTGGGCCGCCGAGGAGGGCATCGACCTGCCCGACGACCCCGAGGAAGTCTGCGAGGACGAGCGGGTCATCGAGTACATCCAGAAGGAGGTCGACCGCGTCAACGAGAACTTCGAGAAACACGAGACGATCAAGGAGTTCCGCCTCGCCCCCGAGGAGTTCACCGAGGAAAACGAGATGCTCACCCCCACCATGAAGAAGAAGCGGCGGGTGATCCTCGACCGCTTCGAGGACAAGATCGAGGACATCTACGCGGAACCGGTCACCGCCGAGTGAGCGGACGGCGGGACTGGCGTTTTTCGGCCGCTGGTGTCGCCTAGCCGAACGATTAATCACACACAATGCCATGGTAGTACACGCCATGGACTGGAGGGACGCGGAACGGGAGTTCGAACACGAGGTGCTAGAGATCGACACCCTCGGTCGGATGTTCCGGAAGACGGTCGAGCGAAACGCCGACAGACCCGCCCAGAAGTACAAAGGCGGGGTCCACGACCGGTCGCTCGTCGCGACGGCGGTCGACCCCGCACCCGAAGGCGAGTTCGAGACGCTCACCTACCGGGAGATGGGTGCCATCGTCCGCGCGCTGACCGGCGGCTTCCGCGCGCTCGGGGTCGAACCCGGCCAGCGGGTCGGCATCTTCGCGGACACGCGCATGGAGTGGGCCCAGTGTGACTTCGCGCTGCTGTCGGCCGGCGCGGTCGTCACGACCGTCTACGAGAGTTCCTCGCCCGATCAGGTGCGGTACCTGCTCGACGACCCCGACGCGACGGGCGTCGTCGTCGAGAACGAGGAGCTACTGGAACGGGTCGTCGCCGTCGAGGACGACCTCGACCTCGAGTTCATCGTCACGATGGACGACCTGCCCGCGGGCTCCGAGTACGCCGACCGGCGGGACGTCCACACCCTCGGCGAGGTGTACGAGCGGGGGCTCGAACGCGCCGACCCGGAGACCTACGAGGAGTGGCTCGACGAGCGCGACCCCGGGGACCTCGCGAGCCTGATCTACACGAGCGGGACGACCGGCCAGCCCAAGGGCGTCAAACTCACCCACCGCAACTTCCGGGCGAACGTCA
The Salinilacihabitans rarus DNA segment above includes these coding regions:
- a CDS encoding bacterio-opsin activator domain-containing protein, encoding MATTGAERGVVLVGAPDWTAAVREVLSAADAAVAVHEASAPALRDALADGDAVDALDGDGPRCLVCDDSTSADRGLSFLETVREGRPDLPVAFVPREGDEALAGAAVEAGATAYVPFDEREAALVDRIERATDAGERAARARRFDALVDDPDTFLWTLDRDGRVAEATDGDGDATAARFDALDRWSESARGTIRAAVERARDGKRVDRTVETADGETTLSLSFRPIEGDRPAGVLVYGRDVTERERLERELRRSEELHRVTLAHMTDTVLLTNDDGEFTYVCPNVHFIFGYTAEEIHEMGTIDALLGEDLYDEAELDAEGVLTNVECTAEDRDGDEHALLVNVRRVSIQDGTTLFSCRDVTRRKQRERALTSLHDTTRELLYAESKPEIAGRVVDDAAAVLDLPAAAVYLFDAEESVLEPAAYAGSLVADGGRPRPRWPGDGSVISTAFVGNDARTFENLGRWGETDLRLRSAVVVPLGDHGVFVVGSGDPDAIDDVTREVADLLAATAEAAMDRVERESALRERDRELERQNRRLTDLNRVNEIIRGIGQDVVDADTREGIEAAVCERLTEADRFAFAWIGDVDVRDGAVRPRAWAGDERGYLDVLGAGTEGTDPGERTLESGEPTVVENVATGLRKAPWRSAALTRGFQSVASVPLAYDEFGYGALTVYAERADAFDETTRSVLRELGETIAAGIGSVERTDALLGGRSVELAYELDGTSTVFGRLARRADCEVELEGGLQRVSDGVLAFATVAGAPAERVVALANESASIADARVVSEGEDGGLIRLHLSRPFLATRLVEHGAVVGTLAADPGGTTMAIDVPSSVETRSVDDLVRTTCPDATLVARRERDGPPATRERLAADVLAALTDRQLEVVRTAYHAGFFRTPRERTGSEVADSLDISPTAFSNHLRAVQRKLFAALFDDAAGG
- a CDS encoding cation diffusion facilitator family transporter, which encodes MDGADRRGFARAAWANVFGNVAKILVEGAAGLAFGSVALLADAAHSVADLVASVVVLVWGRSSFDEPDATHPHGHDRIEPLTALFVGAVIVLLGLNLLYESVQGIVVGVEIRFSYLLIGALGFAIVDMYVVYRYTVAVNESIGSTGLAALATDCLNDIYTSAAAIAGVFGVLLGAPTLDPVAGGLVSLLVVYQGVEIGRENVTYLVGAAPPNEKRAEITETLRSHPDVEGVHDLTVFYDGTALEVEVHVEVDGDMPFREAHDIETTLVGALRDIEDVGDAHVHLDPSGIGEWKERAGG
- a CDS encoding AMP-dependent synthetase/ligase, coding for MDWRDAEREYDDEVIGFTTLGRMFEDAVERHPNRPAQRYKGGVYDRSLAGTAVEAAEPGRFRAISYAEMRDLVRKLSAGFVDLGVEQGDRIGIFADTRMEWGQCDFALLSAGAVITTVYRSSSPDQVRYLLDDPGASGVVVENEDSLDRVLAVEDDLDLEFIVTMDDVEGYDDRDDVLTLADVYARGEETFDLDAHMERVDAPSMDDVASLIYTSGTTGKPKGVRLSHGNFRSNVNQVRKRCGPRPDKADDVPTIDAGTQTVSYLPLAHVFERLAGHFLMFASGACVAYAETPDTLQEDFSAVQPTAATSVPRVYEKIYDAIREQASESGLKQRIFEWATDVGREYQAADSPGVVLRTKRALADRLVFSQVRDALGGEVELLISGGGSLSPELCALYHGMGLPIFEGYGLTETAPVLTVNPPEAPKIGTIGPALPNVKLKVDESVADQDAFDDPGDVGELLVKGPNVTDGYWNKPGATERAFTDDGWFRTGDIVHIRPDGYVEFRERAKQILVLSTGKNVAPAPIEDAFAASEVVEQAMVVGDGEKFVSALLVPNTDNLREWAAEEGIDLPDDPEEVCEDERVIEYIQKEVDRVNENFEKHETIKEFRLAPEEFTEENEMLTPTMKKKRRVILDRFEDKIEDIYAEPVTAE
- a CDS encoding rubrerythrin-like domain-containing protein translates to MIDAPYDPETESTYECLECGRTVVSEGHPGTCPNCDATFRNRAMPIE
- a CDS encoding MBL fold metallo-hydrolase → MEVGDVREVTVGDCADLHYVDTGMYGTSEYGAVYLLDDERPAIVESGIGTNYEAILAALDEVGIDREAVEAIAVTHVHLDHAGGAGYLAEACPNADVYVPEVGAEHLVDPSRLVAGTKAAVGDQWEFYAEPKPIPEERVVPVADGDAIDLGEHELRVHEAPGHAPHQAVFEDPENDAVFTGDAAGIWVPSVEEIRETSPPAQFDLERCLEDVETLTEIDPDVLLYTHFGPREVGEDAADVLDEYARVLTEWVEAVEAARAELGDDEAVIEHFASETEMSDVWGERKARAEAAMNVRGVLGYLDWREG
- the gdhB gene encoding glutamate dehydrogenase GdhB, producing MASEPHAVSAADASAADDGILATARRQLERAAALVDVDEAILERLRHPSRVHRVTIPFERDDGDVEIVTGYRAQHDSVRGPYKGGMRYHPDVTEDECVGLSMWMTWKCAVMDIPFGGAKGGVVVDPKTLSDDETERLTRRLAQELRTVVGPNHDIPAPDMGTGGREMAWFMDAYSMQEGETTPGVVTGKPPAVGGSYGREEAPGRSVAIVVREALDYYDRPLEGATVAVQGFGSVGANAARLLEEWGADVVAVSDVTGGVYDPDGLDVASIPTHQEEPEAVSRGDGDPVSNAELLALDVDVLVPAAVGNVLTADNAGAVRADLIVEGANGPTTARADEILEERGVPVVPDILANAGGVTVSYFEWLQDINRRSWPIERVREELETEMLGAWNEVAREFASADGVSWREAAYVVALSRLAAAHDARGLWP